Genomic segment of Planifilum fulgidum:
CGGGAAAACCGCCCCCATCGGGCCAGCGGGGAGCTCGCGCTCCATGTGCTCGACATCATGCACGAATTGCACCAATCCTCCCGGAGCGGCATGCACCGAGAGATCGATTCCGGGTTCGTTTTCCCGTGGGAAAAGGAGGATGGGCGTTTGCCGTAAGCCCCGAAGGGGCGGCTTCCGGAAAGGGGTGCGTTTCCGCCGGGGAAAACCCCTGCGTCCTATTTCCGCCAAAAGGTTGTGCAGTCCGCCTTGTCCCGAAGGTTAAAATCGATCAGTTTTTCCAGCAGGGCATAGGGGACGGGCCGATCCCAGGGGAGGCGGATGATGTTTTCCGTGCAGTCGTAGCCGGCCTTCTCGATGTCGCCCTTCGCATGGGCGATGGCCTCCTGTTCGGGGGCGACCGCCGCATGTTTTTTTGAAATGCTGAATCCGATGATAAAGGTACCGTGATCCGTGAACATCGGTTGATTCCATTTGATTGTCGGTTGGAGATTCGGATATTTGTCCCTTATCCAGTTGAAAATCTCTTCCATTCTCTCCCGGTGCGACGGATTCTCGATCCAGGCCAAATACTCGTCAAGGGTTTTCATGACTTCATCTCCTCATCCGGCGACCCTCGGCTCCTTTCCGGGGCTGGCAGGTGCCGCCTTTTTGGGTGCAGGTCTTGTGCTCCATTCTCCCCGGACGCCCCTTTCTCCTTGTATTATTGGCGCAAAGGGCGGGTTACACATCGCGACCGTCTTTCCGCGGGGCAAACCTTCTCCCGGCCCTTCGGCCGCGGGTGTCCGGCGGCTTTGAAGGCGCGTCTTGAAAAAAGTGCGGGGGTTCATGCAGGAGGAGCCGCGCGAAGGCCCGCCGTCCGGTTCCGGGGCATAGGCCGAAGGGGCCGTCTCCGCTTTTTTTTGAGCGGGGCAACACGATCTGGCCGTTTGCAGCCCTGACGGTTTTTCGAGAAAAAGGGAATCCCCGGAAGGTCTTTTTCCTTCGGCTGCCGAATATTTCTGGACCTGAAAACATTGGCGGGCCAAAGGAGTGGGCATCCATGTGATCGTTTGGAAGCCGGCCGAAAAGAGGGGGAATCAGCCCAAACGACCGTGAACCAAAGGAGATGCATGCCCTTGGAAACCTTCAAGCGGTTGAAACGGTTTTACTGGCCCTTCAGAGGGTATTTTTTCGTTTCCCTTTCCGCTCTTCTTTTGGTGACCGGGCTGACGATGATCTATCCCTTCGCCCTGAAGGTCACCATCGACGAGGTGATCGGCGCGGGGCGTTACGAGTGGGTTCCCTGGATCGCCCTGGGCTTTGTGTTGTTGATGCTGGTCAAGGCCCTGGCCGCCTTTGTGCAGCAATATGCCGGGGACCTGTTCGGCATCCGGACGGTTTACGAGCTCAGGAACGCCCTCTATCGGAAGCTGGAGTCCCTTCCCTTCCGGTTTTACGACAACGCCAAGACCGGCGATCTCATGTCCCGGCTGACGGCCGATGTGGAGGCGTTTCGCTTCTTCCTTTCCTTCGGTTGCGCCCAGTTCCTCAACTTTCTTCTCCTGCTGGGCTTCGGTCTGGGGGCGATGGTGTACCTCCATCCGCGGCTCGCGGCGGTCACCCTTCTGGCGATGCCCTTTCTTTCCGTCACCGTCTTTCGGTTCGACCGGAAAGTGCATCCCGCCTTTCTGGGGGTGCGCAGGTCCTTTGCGCATCTCACCACCAAGGTGCAGGAAAACATCAGCGGCATGCACACGGTGAAGGCCCTGGCCCGGGAGGACCTGGAGATTTCCAGGTTTGAGGATCGAAACCGCCGGTACATGGAGGCCAACCTGGAGGCGGCCCGCATCTGGAGCGCCTATTTTCCCCTGATGGAGCTGATCGGAAACATCAGCGTGGTGGTGCTGCTCGCCTACGGGGGATGGCTGGTGATCCGGGGGGAGCTGCTGTTGGGGGAGCTGGTCGCCTTTTTCAGCCTGGTCTGGTATATCATCGGCCCGCTGATGCATTTGGGGTTCATCATCAACACGTATTCCCAGTCCAAGGCGGCCGGTGAGCGGATTTTGGAAATCCTGGATGCGCCCGAGGAGATCCAAAGCCCTCCGCAGGCGGTGGTTGCGGAGCGCATCCGGGGCCATGTCCGGTTTGTGAAGGTTTCCCACCGGTATTCCCCGGACGGGGAATGGGCCCTCCGGGAGGTTTCCTTCGACGCGCCGCCGGGGAAGGTGATCGGGCTCATCGGGGCGACGGGAGCGGGAAAGACGACGCTCATCCGGCTGATTGCCCGCTTTTACGATCCCACGGAGGGGGAGGTCCTCGTGGACGGCCGGCCGGTCTCGGAATACGATCTTCAGTTTCTGAGGCGCCACATCGGCGTGGTGTTTCAGGATACCTTCCTGTTTTCCTCCACGATTCGCGACAACATCGCCTACGGTCGTCCCGACGTCTCCATGGAGCAGGTGATCCGGGCGGCCAAGCGGGCCCAGGCCCACGACTTTATCTCCGGCTTTCCGGACGGTTATGACACGGTGCTGGGCGAGAGGGGACTCGGCCTGTCCGGCGGACAGAAGCAGCGGATCGCCATCGCCCGGGCGCTGGTGACGGAGCCTTCGATCCTGATTCTGGATGACGCCACCAGCGCCGTGGACATGGTGACGGAGTCCCGCCTCCAGGAAGCCCTGAAGGAGGCCATGCGGGGAAGGACGACCTTCATCATCGCCCACCGCATCTCCTCCGTCCAGCACGCCGACGAGATTCTCGTGCTGGACCGGGGGCGGGTGGCGGAGCGGGGCACCCACCGGGAGCTGTTGGAGCGCGGGGGCATCTACCGCCGCATCTACGACATCCAATTCCGGGACCGGCACGCCGTGCCGCTGTGAGGAGGGGAAGTGGCCGTGGAAACGCCTGTGCGGGAGCGCTTTCGGTACGCTCCGGAAACGGTGATCGAGAAACCCTTCAACTGGGCGCTGATGGTCCGGCTGCTGTCGTATGTGAAGCCTTACGCCGGGACGCTGCTGCCCCTGGCGCTCCTGGTGATGGCCCTGTCGACGGCGGTCCGTCTCTTCGCCCCCTACACCATCAGTCTGGCCATCGACCAGGCCCTGATGAAAAGGGACGGACCGCTCCTGGCCGCCTTCGTGGGGATCATCTCCGGCATGTACCTGCTCAACTGGATTGCCAACTCCCTGCGGATCCGCTGGATGAACCAATTGGGGCAATCGGTCATCTTCGACCTTAGGAGGGAGCTTTTCAACCACATCCAGCGCCTTTCCCTCCGGTTTTTCGACGAGCGGTCGGCGGGGTCGATCCTGGTGCGCATCACCAACGACATCAACTCCCTGCAGGAGTTGCTCACCAACGGGATCGTCAACGTGATCATGGACGTCGCCCTGTTGTGCGGGATCGTGATCGTGATGACGGTGCTCAGCCCCGGCCTGACGGCGGCGGTCCTGGTGGTTCTCCCCCTGATGTTCCTGATATCGATCAAGCTGCGGCGCTTGATCCGCCGTTCCTGGCAGCGGGTGCGCATCCGGCAGTCGGTGCTCAATTCCCATCTGAACGAAAGCATTCAGGGGATGCGGGTCACCCAGTCCTTCACCCAGGAAAAGGAAAACATGGAGTATTTCCGCCGGCTGAACCGGGACAACTACAAAGCCTGGAGGGATGCAACCCGCAAGAGCGCCACCTTTCGTCCCTTCGTGGAGATGACCGGGGCGGCGGGCACCGCCATCTTGATCGGTTTCGGGGCGTATCTCATCCAACAGGAGGCGATCACCATCGGCGTGTTTGTCGCCTTCGCCTATTATCTGGGCAACTTTTGGGAACCCATTTCCCGGCTGGGGCAGGTGTACAACCAGCTCCTGATGGCGATGGCCTCCACGGAGCGGATCTTCGAATTCCTGGACCATGAGCCCTCCGTTCCGGAGAAAAAAGATGCCGCCGACCTTAAGGAGGTCCGGGGGCATATCCGGCTGGAGAAGGTGGTCTTTTCCTACGACGGCAAGAGGAAAGCGCTGGACGGGATCGATCTGGAGATCCTGCCCGGGCAGACCGTCGCCCTGGTGGGGCACACGGGATCGGGCAAAACGTCGATCGTCAATCTGATCTGCCGTTTCTACGACCCCGACGGGGGACGCATCACCCTCGACGGCCGCGATCTGCGGGATCTCCGCCTGGACAGCCTCCGCCGCCGGGTCAGCATCGTCCTGCAGGATACCTTCATCTTTTCCGGAACCATCATGGAGAATATCCGCTTCGGGCGGCCGGAGGCCACCGACGAGGAAGTGCGGGCGGCGGCCGAGGCGGTGGGAGCCGACGCCTTCATCCGGGATCTGCCCAAGGGGTATGAGACGGAGGTGGAAGAGCGGGGCAGCGTGCTGTCCGTCGGCCAGCGGCAGCTGCTCTCCTTTGCCCGCACCCTGTTGGCGGATCCCCGGATCCTGATCCTGGACGAGGCCACCGCCGGCATCGACACGGAGACGGAACTGAGAATCCAGCGGGCGATGAAAACCCTGCTTTCCGGTCGGACCGCCATCGTGATCGCCCACCGGCTGTCCACGATCCGGGATGCCGACAAGATCGTCGTCCTGGAACGCGGGAAGGTGATCGAACAGGGGACCCACGAGGAACTGATGGCGCGGCGCGGGGCGTATTTCAACCTGGTCCGGGCCCAGTTCCGGGCACCGGGGGCGGAATGAAGATCATTTCTTTTGGAGGCGGGAGCGTACGGATGAGAAAGCGGATGGCAATACTGGTCATAGGCATCGGTGCGGTATTGTCCTCCCGTGAAAGCGGGCAATCCTTCTCCAAAGAGATGGGGGCGGAAAGTCTTCCCAAAAGGTTGGAAGGCGGAGTGGGGGCAAAGCGCGGGAACCGATGCGCGAGGGGGATTGGATCGAGACGGAAAAAGGAAAACGACAATGGGTCCGAAGGATTACGTGGGGGGGGGGGGGGAAACGTTTCCGGGGGGCCCCATGCGCCCAAAGCAGGAATCGATGGAATTTCTCGGTGGACGGGTTTGAGCCTTTCAGCGGAGGTTGCAGAAATGGAGCCTGCACGGGGGAGGAAGTTTACATCCTGCGCCTGTTTTATAAAGTGGAAGGTGGCGGGGAGGAGAAGCTTCGCTGGATGCCGGTTGAACGGTTGAAGCTATTTAGCGGCGAAGCGGTCGATGTGGCCGAAAGGGACTTCATTGCTTCCAAATTGGAATTTGAGGGCCGTACAGAGCGGGGCATCGAGCTGCGTCTTCCCCTGTGCCGGCCGGTCGAGGGCGCGGAAAGCCTGTCGGTGACCACCGGAATCCTCTGCACCTCCAAGGCAGGATCATCTCCCAAAGGCGGGAATTCGCGTTTTCGCTGGGCGTGAAGAGAAAAGAAGAAGATGGCAAACCCGATTCCGGAGCGCTCAATTGACATCCCCAGGCTTTTCCGCTACGCTGGAATATGGATTTATTAGCAGGTACTAAATCGGAAATCCGCCGGTATCTCGTGATCCTTCAGACGAGCGAATACATACAATGAGAAGGGAGAATCGTGAACAATGACCAAATTGTTGGAGGGCAAGCGCGTAGTGATCATGGGGGTGGCCAACAAGCGGAGCATCGCCTGGGCCATCGCCCAGAGCCTGCACAACCACGGCGCGGAGCTGGCCTTCACCTACCAGGGAGAGCGGTTGGAACGGCGGGTGAGGGAATTGGTGGAGGCGGAGATGCCCGGCTCCCCCATGTTTGAGTGCGACGTCACCTCGGACGAACAGGTGCGCTCCGCCTTCGACAGGATCGGCGAAGTCTGGGGTCGCATCGACGGGCTGGTGCACTGCATCGCCTTCGCCAAGGCCGAGGATTTGGAAGTGCCCTTCGTGGAAACGTCCCGGGACGGTTATGCCCTCGCCCAGGACATCAGCTCCTACTCCCTGGTGGCCTGCGCCCGGGCGGCCAAATCCCTGATGACCGAAGGCGGCAGCATCCTCACGATGACCTACATGGGATCGGAGCGGGTCATCCCCAACTACAACGTGATGGGTGTGGCCAAGGCGGCCCTGGAGGCCAGCGTCCGCTATCTGGCTTACGACCTGGGGCCGTCGGGAATCCGGGTGAACGCCATCTCGGCCGGCCCGATCCGCACCTTGGCGGCCAAGGGCGTGAAGAACTTCAATTCCATGCTGCACATCGTCGAGGAGCGTTCGCCTCTCCGCAAAACGACGGATCCCGCCGAAGTGGCGGACACCGCCCTGTTCCTGATCAGTCCCCTGTCCCGCGGAATCACCGGCGAAGTGATCCATGTGGACGGCGGTTACAATATCATGGGGATGTAAGTTAGAAATTCCTCTTGAACTCCCCTATAAAATGTGATACGGTTATATGCGTCAATCTGAGTCAGTAGGATCCAAGATTCACTTAAAGGGTTGGGACCTCCGAGGACTAACCTTCCCCCGTGGTGAATGAGCAGATCCTAGCTTAAATTGGCTCAACGCAAATTTTTGCTAGGAAGGGGGCCGGAAGGATGGAGTATTCCACTTTCGGAAGACATGTGGCGATGGATGCGTGGGGCGTCGATTATCATCTGCTCAACGACGTTACCCAGCTGGAACGGCACCTGGTGACGGCTGCCGAAAAGTGCGGAGCGACGGTGCTGTCGGTGCAGTCCAAAAAGTTTGAGCCGCAAGGAGCCACCGTGCTGGTTCTCCTGTCCGAGAGCCATCTTTCGATTCACACCTATCCGGAAAAAGGCTTTGCCGCACTCGACTGTTATACCTGCGGGTATACCGTTGATCCGATGGTGGCCATTCAGTACCTGATGGATGTACTGAAACCGACACAAGCATTTCCCAAGGTGCTACGAAGAGGCGACGGTCCCATAGAGGTTGTCCAACCTGAATTTCCGAAAAGTGAAGTCGCCGTCTGAATCCGAAGAACTGAATTTTCGCCTCCGTTCCCGGGAGAACGGAGGCTTCTTTGATTTTGCGGGAAGTTCCGGCCCTTGACGGGTTTTGCAATGAAAAAACCGCATGAGGCTCCGCCTCCTGAAACCCGACTATTGGGAAAATGGGGACAGTTCATTGACGCCGCGCGGCACCAAACGATATCATTGGTTTAATAACAAAACAAATATGGGGATAAGGGATTGTCCGCCGAAAACCGGCGGTCCGTCGAAGGTTTCTCTTCGGTTCCGGGGTTGTGGCGCAGGGGGTGGCAGTGAAAATGATCCGGTTCCCAAATGATGAACAATGCGTGACTTTTAAAAAGAAGTGAGGTTCTTTCGATTGACACCGCTTCCATGGGCGACATAAAATTAGTTTAGAAGGTGAACAAACAAAGGGAAATCGAAAGGAAAGGAGAAATCGCCATGAGTTATTTCCCAAACGTTGACAAGGTCAAATATGAAGGTCCCGATTCGACCAACCCGTTGGCTTTCAAATACTACAACCCCGAGGAAAAAGTCGGCGACAAGACGATGAAAGAAATCCTCCGCTTCAGCGTTGCCTACTGGCATACGTTTACCAATGAATTGTCCGATCCGTTCGGGGTTGGAACCGCCATTCGCCCCTGGGACAAATACACCGGCATGGATCTGGCAAAGGCCCGGGTGGAGGCCGCCTTCGAGTTCTTTGAAAAGCTGGGCGTGGAATATTTCTGTTTCCATGATGTCGATATCGCTCCCGAAGGCAGCACTTTGCGGGAAACAAACAAGAATCTGGACGTCATCGTCGCCATGATCAAGGACTACATGAAAGACAGCAATGTCAAGCTGTTGTGGAACACGGTCAACAATTTCACCCATCCGCGGTTCGTCCACGGTGCCGCCACTTCCAACAACGCCGATGTGTTCGCCTATGCCGCGGCCAAGGTGAAAAAAGGGCTGGAAGTCGCCAAGGAACTCGGGGCGGAGAACTACGTGTTCTGGGGCGGACGGGAAGGATATGAAACCCTGCTCAACACGGACATGAAGTTGGAACTGGACAACCTGGCGCGTTTCCTGCACATGGCGGTGGATTATGCGAAAGAAATCGGTTTTGACGGTCAGTTCTTGATCGAACCCAAGCCGAAAGAACCGACCACCCATCAGTATGATTTTGACGTGGCCAGCG
This window contains:
- a CDS encoding iron chaperone, with translation MKTLDEYLAWIENPSHRERMEEIFNWIRDKYPNLQPTIKWNQPMFTDHGTFIIGFSISKKHAAVAPEQEAIAHAKGDIEKAGYDCTENIIRLPWDRPVPYALLEKLIDFNLRDKADCTTFWRK
- a CDS encoding ABC transporter ATP-binding protein, whose protein sequence is METFKRLKRFYWPFRGYFFVSLSALLLVTGLTMIYPFALKVTIDEVIGAGRYEWVPWIALGFVLLMLVKALAAFVQQYAGDLFGIRTVYELRNALYRKLESLPFRFYDNAKTGDLMSRLTADVEAFRFFLSFGCAQFLNFLLLLGFGLGAMVYLHPRLAAVTLLAMPFLSVTVFRFDRKVHPAFLGVRRSFAHLTTKVQENISGMHTVKALAREDLEISRFEDRNRRYMEANLEAARIWSAYFPLMELIGNISVVVLLAYGGWLVIRGELLLGELVAFFSLVWYIIGPLMHLGFIINTYSQSKAAGERILEILDAPEEIQSPPQAVVAERIRGHVRFVKVSHRYSPDGEWALREVSFDAPPGKVIGLIGATGAGKTTLIRLIARFYDPTEGEVLVDGRPVSEYDLQFLRRHIGVVFQDTFLFSSTIRDNIAYGRPDVSMEQVIRAAKRAQAHDFISGFPDGYDTVLGERGLGLSGGQKQRIAIARALVTEPSILILDDATSAVDMVTESRLQEALKEAMRGRTTFIIAHRISSVQHADEILVLDRGRVAERGTHRELLERGGIYRRIYDIQFRDRHAVPL
- a CDS encoding ABC transporter ATP-binding protein yields the protein MAVETPVRERFRYAPETVIEKPFNWALMVRLLSYVKPYAGTLLPLALLVMALSTAVRLFAPYTISLAIDQALMKRDGPLLAAFVGIISGMYLLNWIANSLRIRWMNQLGQSVIFDLRRELFNHIQRLSLRFFDERSAGSILVRITNDINSLQELLTNGIVNVIMDVALLCGIVIVMTVLSPGLTAAVLVVLPLMFLISIKLRRLIRRSWQRVRIRQSVLNSHLNESIQGMRVTQSFTQEKENMEYFRRLNRDNYKAWRDATRKSATFRPFVEMTGAAGTAILIGFGAYLIQQEAITIGVFVAFAYYLGNFWEPISRLGQVYNQLLMAMASTERIFEFLDHEPSVPEKKDAADLKEVRGHIRLEKVVFSYDGKRKALDGIDLEILPGQTVALVGHTGSGKTSIVNLICRFYDPDGGRITLDGRDLRDLRLDSLRRRVSIVLQDTFIFSGTIMENIRFGRPEATDEEVRAAAEAVGADAFIRDLPKGYETEVEERGSVLSVGQRQLLSFARTLLADPRILILDEATAGIDTETELRIQRAMKTLLSGRTAIVIAHRLSTIRDADKIVVLERGKVIEQGTHEELMARRGAYFNLVRAQFRAPGAE
- the fabI gene encoding enoyl-ACP reductase FabI, which gives rise to MTKLLEGKRVVIMGVANKRSIAWAIAQSLHNHGAELAFTYQGERLERRVRELVEAEMPGSPMFECDVTSDEQVRSAFDRIGEVWGRIDGLVHCIAFAKAEDLEVPFVETSRDGYALAQDISSYSLVACARAAKSLMTEGGSILTMTYMGSERVIPNYNVMGVAKAALEASVRYLAYDLGPSGIRVNAISAGPIRTLAAKGVKNFNSMLHIVEERSPLRKTTDPAEVADTALFLISPLSRGITGEVIHVDGGYNIMGM
- the speD gene encoding adenosylmethionine decarboxylase, whose protein sequence is MEYSTFGRHVAMDAWGVDYHLLNDVTQLERHLVTAAEKCGATVLSVQSKKFEPQGATVLVLLSESHLSIHTYPEKGFAALDCYTCGYTVDPMVAIQYLMDVLKPTQAFPKVLRRGDGPIEVVQPEFPKSEVAV
- the xylA gene encoding xylose isomerase, which produces MSYFPNVDKVKYEGPDSTNPLAFKYYNPEEKVGDKTMKEILRFSVAYWHTFTNELSDPFGVGTAIRPWDKYTGMDLAKARVEAAFEFFEKLGVEYFCFHDVDIAPEGSTLRETNKNLDVIVAMIKDYMKDSNVKLLWNTVNNFTHPRFVHGAATSNNADVFAYAAAKVKKGLEVAKELGAENYVFWGGREGYETLLNTDMKLELDNLARFLHMAVDYAKEIGFDGQFLIEPKPKEPTTHQYDFDVASGYAFLQNYDLVDHFKFNIEANHATLAGHTFEHELHYARIHGMLGSIDANQGHPLLGWDTDEFPTDLYAVTLAMVEVLKNGGLGRGGLNFDAKVRRGSFEPEDLFIAHIAGMDTFAVGLKVAHRLLKDGVLDQVLEKRYRSFTEGIGKEIVEGKADFHKLEQYVLDLTEIRNESGRTEEIKATINRYLLNALK